A part of Papilio machaon chromosome 21, ilPapMach1.1, whole genome shotgun sequence genomic DNA contains:
- the LOC106712627 gene encoding AP-1 complex subunit beta-1 — MTDSKYFTTTKKGEIFELKSELNSDKKEKKKEAVKKVIASMTVGKDVSALFPDVVNCMQTDNLELKKLVYLYLMNYAKSQPDMAIMAVNTFVKDCEDSNPLIRALAVRTMGCIRVDKITEYLCEPLRKCLKDEDPYVRKTAAVCVAKLYDISSSMVEDQGFLDQLKDLLSDSNPMVVANAVAALSEINEASVSGQPLVEMNAPTINKLLTALNECTEWGQVFILDALSNYSPKDAREAHSICERITPRLAHANAAVVLSAVKVLMKLMEMVSEDTELVSTLSRKLAPPLVTLLSAEPEVQYVALRNINLVVQKRPDILKHEMKVFFVKYNDPIYVKLEKLDIMIRLASQANIAQVLGELKEYATEVDVDFVRKAVRAIGRCAIKVEPSAERCVSTLLELIQTKVNYVVQEAIVVIKDIFRKYPNKYESIISTLCENLDTLDEPEARASMVWIVGEYAERIDNADELLDSFLEGFHDENAQVQLQLLTAVVKLFLKRPADTQELVQHVLSLATQDSDNPDLRDRGFIYWRLLSTDPAAAKEVVLADKPLISEETDLLEPTLLDELICHIASLASVYHKPPTAFVEGRGAGVRKSLPSRGAVSEEALPQQPTVIPNQESLIGDLLSMDISGPPAAAPASNIDLLAGNLDVLLGGGPEPPAASTTGLLGDIFGAAVTPASFVPPKQCWLPADKGKGLEIWGTFSRQNGQPRMEMTITNKAMQAMTGFAIQLNKNSFGVYPGGALSVGVVAAGGRSEAALPLAAAGPVQRMEPLNNLQVAIKNNVDVFYFACLIPAHVLFTEDGQLDKRVFLTTWKEIPAANEVQHTLSNVVGNADSIAHKMTLNNVFTIAKRNVEGQDMLYQSLKLINNIWVLLELKLQPGNPEATLSLKSRTVEVATCIFQAYEAIIKS; from the exons ATGACCGATTCAAAGTATTTTACAACGACCAAAAAGGGTGAGATTTTCGAATTAAAATCAGAATTAAACAgtgataagaaagaaaaaaagaaggAAGCAGTAAAGAAG GTAATCGCTTCTATGACTGTCGGTAAAGATGTTTCGGCTCTTTTCCCCGATGTCGTCAACTGCATGCAAACCGACAACTTGGAGCTGAAGAAACTAGTCTACCTATATCTCATGAACTACGCTAAGTCTCAGCCAGATATGGCCATAATGGCCGTTAACACATTTGTTAAG GATTGTGAAGATTCCAACCCACTGATCCGAGCGTTGGCCGTGCGGACTATGGGATGCATCCGAGTGGACAAAATCACGGAGTATCTGTGTGAGCCACTGCGCAAGTGTCTCAAAGATGAAGATCCCTATGTGAGGAAGACAGCTGCGGTTTGCGTTGCAAAATTATATGATATATCATCAAGCATGGTTGAAGATCAG GGGTTTTTGGATCAATTGAAGGATCTATTGAGTGATTCCAACCCAATGGTGGTAGCCAATGCTGTGGCGGCTCTTTCTGAGATCAATGAAGCCAGTGTGTCGGGACAACCACTTGTTG AGATGAATGCGCCGACTATCAACAAACTACTGACAGCACTGAACGAGTGTACGGAGTGGGGGCAGGTGTTCATCTTGGACGCGTTGTCCAACTACTCTCCGAAGGACGCGCGCGAGGCTCACTCCATTTGCGAGCGCATCACTCCTCGCCTCGCACACGCTAATGCTGCTGTTGTACTCTCCGCTGTTAAG GTGCTGATGAAGCTGATGGAGATGGTGTCGGAGGATACGGAGCTGGTGAGCACACTGTCGCGCAAGTTGGCACCGCCGCTGGTGACGCTGCTGAGTGCGGAGCCCGAGGTGCAGTATGTGGCGCTGCGCAACATCAACCTCGTGGTGCAGAAGCGCCCCGACATACTCAAACATGAAATGAAG gTTTTCTTCGTAAAGTACAACGATCCAATCTACGTGAAGCTGGAGAAGCTGGACATCATGATCCGGCTGGCTTCACAGGCCAACATAGCTCAAGTGCTCGGTGAGCTCAAGGAGTACGCCACCGAGGTCGATGTTGACTTTGTAAGGAAGGCCGTGCGCGCTATAGGCAGGTGTGCTATCAAG GTTGAGCCATCAGCGGAGCGCTGCGTGTCGACACTGCTGGAGCTGATCCAGACCAAGGTGAACTACGTGGTGCAGGAAGCTATCGTCGTGATAAAGGACATCTTCCGCAAGTATCCCAACAAGTACGAGAGCATCATCAGCACGCTCTGTGAGAATCTAGACACGCTGGATGAACCTGAAGCCAGGGCATCCATG GTGTGGATAGTGGGCGAGTACGCGGAGCGCATTGACAATGCGGACGAGCTGCTCGACTCCTTCTTAGAAGGTTTCCATGATGAAAACGCACAG GTACAACTGCAGCTGCTGACGGCGGTGGTGAAGCTGTTCCTGAAGCGGCCGGCAGACACACAGGAACTGGTGCAGCATGTGCTCAGTCTCGCCACTCAGGACTCCGACAATCCTGACCTCAG GGACCGAGGCTTCATCTACTGGCGGCTGCTGTCGACGGACCCCGCGGCCGCTAAGGAGGTGGTGCTGGCTGACAAGCCGCTCATCTCCGAGGAGACGGACCTGCTGGAGCCCACACTGCTGGATGAACTCATCTGTCACATCGCCTCGCTCGCCTCCGTCTATCACAAGCCGCCCACTGCATTTGTTGAAG GTCGTGGTGCGGGTGTACGCAAGTCATTGCCGTCGCGCGGCGCCGTCTCCGAGGAGGCTTTGCCGCAACAACCCACTGTCATACCTAACCAG GAGTCTCTGATTGGCGACTTACTGTCGATGGACATCTCAGGTCCGCCGGCTGCTGCGCCCGCCTCCAACATTGACCTGTTAGCTGGCAACCTGGATGTGCTG CTGGGCGGAGGTCCGGAGCCACCAGCGGCGAGCACAACAGGTCTGCTGGGTGACATCTTCGGCGCAGCAGTCACACCAGCTTCCTTCGTGCCACCAAAGCAGTGCTGGCTACCAGCCGACAAGGGCAAAG GTTTGGAGATCTGGGGCACATTCAGCAGACAGAACGGGCAGCCGCGTATGGAGATGACTATCACCAACAAAGCCATGCAAGCCATGACCGGATTCGCCATACAACTCAACAAGAACAG TTTCGGAGTGTATCCTGGCGGTGCGCTGTCAGTGGGTGTGGTGGCAGCAGGCGGGCGCAGTGAGGCCGCGCTGCCGCTCGCAGCCGCCGGACCTGTACAACGTATGGAGCCCCTCAACAACCTGCAG GTGGCGATCAAGAACAACGTGGATGTGTTCTACTTCGCGTGCCTGATCCCCGCACACGTTCTATTCACTGAGGATGGCCAACTGGACAAGCGCGTCTTCCTCACCACGTGGAAGGAAATCCCCGCCGCTAACGAGGTTCAGCACACGCTCTCCAACGTGGTAGGCAACGCTGACTCCATCGCGCACAAGATGACCCTCAACAACGTCTTCACCATCGCCAAGAGGAACGTCGAGGGCCAGGACATGCTCTACCAGTCTCTCAAGCTTATTAACAACATTTGGGTACTGCTGGAGCTGAAGCTGCAGCCCGGCAACCCTGAGGCCACGCTCAGCCTCAAGTCTCGCACCGTGGAGGTCGCCACCTGCATATTCCAAGCTTACGAAGCTATTATCAAATCGTAA